One segment of Panicum virgatum strain AP13 chromosome 1K, P.virgatum_v5, whole genome shotgun sequence DNA contains the following:
- the LOC120649369 gene encoding DNA-binding protein SMUBP-2-like, translating to MSLDILSGKFLFSSCAAAKPPRKEVITVLAAGASPSTPSRSRSSNSSSLRPRRVRTVPSSPTKQVPRPAVRSTSGTVRRRGRRSKVEEEHGVGGGEKGGECVPSKEEASISVGTLYQNGDPLGRKELGRCLVEWLRQGMGSMASKLAAAELEGDLAGAALALEWGSAEGRLGFVIQAQPYLSAIPMPQGLEALCLKACTHYPTLFDHFQRELRDVLLGYQNQGLISDWRDTQSWRILKEMANSSQHRAAVRRTSPQRKAIHSSIGISLKKVRLMQARIEEFVRHMSDLLQIERDVELEFTQEELNATPVLDDDSEPPKPVEYLVSHGQAQQEQCDTICNLNVISSSTGLGGLHLVLFRVEGGHKLPPTTLSPGDMVCVRTCNSRGEGATSCKQGFVYNFGEDGCSITVALESRHGDATFSRLFGKSVRIDRIRGLADALTYERNLEALLLLQRNGLQKDNVSIGIVATLFGDSKDVAKMVKNNLTDWDESSGPDLSLSERHAYDASQLRALKLGLNKKRPVLIIQGPPGTGKTVLLTELIVRAVKQDERVLVTAPSNAAVDNMVESLSSSGLNIVRVGNPVRLSPSVASKSLGEIVNCRLRQFRKELERKRTDLRKDLRQCIEDDSLAAGIRQLLKQLGRDLENKEKETIREVLSNAQIVLSTNTGAADPLIRRTGCFDLVIIDEAGQATEPACWIPILQGKRCIVAGDHCQLAPVILSRKALDGGLGKSLLERASSLHDDLLTTRLTVQYRTHDSIAMWASKEMYNGLLQSSRSVASHLLADSPVVKATWITRCPLLLLDTRMPYGSLNIGCKEYLDPAGTGSFYNEGEADIVKQQVLNLVHCGVSPTAIVVQSPYIAQVQLLREKLEKYPELSAVEVSTIDSFQGREADAVIISMVRSNPLGAVGFLGDSRRINVAITRARKHITVVCDTSTIWHSTFLARLLRHIRRYGQVKHVAPGSLDGVSGLGFSQPTLPSIS from the exons atgtcgCTTGATATACTCTCTGGCAAGTTCCTGTTCTCGTCCTGCGCCGCGGCGAAGCCCCCGAGAAAGGAAGTGATCACGGTTCTCGCTGCCGGTgcctcgccgtcgacgccgtCAAGGTCGAGGTCGTCGAATTCCTCTTCTCTCCGCCCACGGCGCGTGCGGACCGTGCCATCGAGTCCCACTAAGCAGGTGCCACGGCCTGCCGTCCGCAGCACCAGCGGCACCGTGAGGAGGCGAGGGCGGAGGAGCAAGGTCGAGGAAGAGCACGGCGTAGGGGGTGGAGAAAAAGGGGGTGAGTGCGTGCCGTCGAAGGAGGAGGCGTCCATCAGCGTGGGAACGCTGTACCAGAATGGCGACCCGCTCGGGCGGAAGGAGCTCGGCCGCTGCTTAGTGGAGTGGCTCAGGCAGGGCATGGGATCCATGGCGTCCAAGCTCGCCGCGGCCGAACTGGagggcgacctcgccggcgcggcaTTGGCTCTAGAGTGGGGGTCGGCGGAAGGCAGGCTTGGGTTCGTGATCCAAGCGCAGCCTTACCTCTCGGCAATCCCCATGCCCCAGGGCCTGGAGGCGCTCTGCCTCAAGGCCTGCACGCACTACCCTACCCTGTTCGACCATTTCCAGCGTGAGCTCCGTGATGTTCTGCTGGGTTACCAGAACCAGGGGCTCATCTCCGACTGGCGAGACACGCAGTCATGGAGGATtttgaaagaaatggccaattCTTCGCAGCATCGGGCTGCTGTGCGCAGGACATCTCCACAGCGTAAGGCCATCCACAGCAGCATTGGTATAAGCCTTAAAAAGGTGAGGCTGATGCAGGCCAGAATTGAAGAATTCGTTAGGCATATGTCAGATCTTCTTCAGATTGAGCGAGATGTGGAGCTGGAGTTTACACAGGAGGAGCTGAATGCGACTCCCGTTCTAGATGATGATTCCGAGCCACCCAAGCCAGTTGAGTACCTGGTGAGCCATGGGCAGGCTCAGCAGGAGCAGTGCGACACCATTTGCAACTTGAATGTGATCAGCAGCTCCACTG GGTTGGGAGGCCTGCATTTGGTTCTTTTCAGAGTTGAAGGTGGGCATAAGCTGCCTCCAACTACATTGTCTCCGGGAGACATGGTTTGCGTGAGAACATGCAATAGCCGTGGTGAGGGTGCCACTTCTTGCAAGCAAGGTTTTGTTTATAATTTTGGGGAAGATGGTTGCAGCATAACAGTAGCTCTGGAATCACGCCACGGTGATGCCACCTTCTCTAGGCTATTTGGAAAAAGTGTGCGAATTGACCGGATTCGGGGATTGGCTGATGCCcttacatatgag CGTAACCTTGAAGCGTTATTGCTTCTCCAAAGGAACGGTTTACAGAAAGATAATGTTTCCATTGGCATTGTGGCAACACTGTTTGGGGACAGTAAAGACGTGGCGAAGATGGTGAAGAATAACCTGACTGATTGGGATGAATCAAGTGGACCTGACCTGAGTCTATCAGAGAGGCATGCATATGATGCCTCCCAGTTAAGGGCTCTCAAATTAGGCTTGAACAAAAAGAGGCCTGTTCTAATAATCCAAGGGCCTCCTGGCACGGGAAAGACAGTCTTGCTCACTGAGCTCATTGTGCGTGCTGTCAAGCAGGATGAGCGTGTACTTGTGACTGCTCCAAGTAATGCGGCAGTCGATAACATGGTTGAAAGTTTGTCGAGTAGTGGATTGAACATTGTGCGAGTTGGAAACCCCGTTCGACTATCACCCTCTGTTGCTTCGAAGTCCTTAGGAGAGATTGTGAATTGCAGACTTCGACAATTCAGAAAGGAGCTTGAGAGAAAGAGAACAGACTTAAGGAAGGACCTGAGGCAGTGCATAGAAGATGATTCTTTAGCTGCCGGGATTCGCCAACTGCTGAAGCAACTTGGAAGGGAtctggaaaataaagaaaaggaaacaattAGAGAAGTGCTCTCCAATGCACAGATTGTGCTATCAACTAACACAGGGGCAGCTGATCCACTTATCAGGAGAACTGGGTGCTTTGACTTAGTAATTATTGATGAAGCAGGGCAAGCAACTGAGCCTGCCTGCTGGATACCTATATTGCAGGGGAAGCGCTGTATTGTTGCTGGTGATCACTGCCAACTTGCACCCGTTATATTGTCAAGGAAGGCCTTGGATGGTGGGCTTGGTAAATCTTTGTTGGAAAGAGCTTCATCATTGCATGATGATTTACTGACGACAAGACTGACAGTCCAGTACAGAACGCATGATTCAATAGCCATGTGGGCATCTAAGGAGATGTACAATGGGTTGCTCCAATCCTCTCGTTCAGTTGCTTCACATCTTCTTGCTGACTCTCCGGTTGTCAAG gcAACTTGGATAACACGGTGCCCGCTGCTCTTACTTGACACCCGAATGCCATATGGATCCTTAAACATCGGTTGCAAGGAGTATTTAGATCCTGCTGGCACAGGCTCATTTTATAACGAAGGGGAAGCAGATATAGTCAAACAGCAAGTTCTTAATCTTGTACACTGTG GAGTGTCTCCAACTGCAATTGTTGTTCAGTCACCCTACATTGCTCAAGTGCAATTGTTAAGAGAGAAGCTAGAAAAATATCCAGAACTTTCTGCTGTTGAGGTTTCAACCATAGATAGCTTTCAGGGGAGAGAGGCAGATGCAGTGATCATATCAATG GTTCGGTCAAATCCACTGGGAGCCGTAGGGTTTCTGGGCGACAGCAGGCGCATCAATGTGGCTATTACAAGGGCACGCAAGCACATCACTGTGGTTTGTGATACCTCCACTATTTGGCACAGCACCTTCCTGGCCAGGCTTCTTCGCCATATCAGGCGGTATGGGCAAGTAAAACACGTTGCCCCAGGTTCCTTGGACGGAGTTTCTGGCCTCGGCTTCAGTCAACCTACTCTCCCCTCTATCAGTTGA
- the LOC120649420 gene encoding uncharacterized protein LOC120649420 has translation MKKCHMASKLKSMEMEISDGFFVHFIMSSLPQEFSPFVINYNSMKIKWGIDELIAVCVQEEERLKAERIDHANQFKHSEKKRYKKFKKEYFKPKPGQFKEKGQSSKQGQQNKPAGGSSAEEKEKNPEGYHFCGKSGHRQRDCIGFMKWLNKKGIRYEEDPKKRGKKN, from the exons ATGAAGAAATGTCACATGGCTTCCAAGCTTAAGTCAATGGAGATGGAAATCTCTGATGGTTTTTTTGTCCATTTCATTATGTCATCACTGCCCCAGGAGTTCTCTCCATTTGTGATCAACTACAACTCTATGAAAATAAAGTGGGGCATTGATGAGTTGATTGCCGTGTGCgtgcaagaagaagaaaggcttaaGGCAGAAAGGATTGATCATGCTAATCAATTCAAGCATTCTGAAAAGAAAAGGTATAAGAAATTTAAGAAGGAATACTTTAAGCCTAAGCCTGGTCAATTCAAAGAAAAGGGGCAATCTTCTAAGCAAGGCCAGCAGAATAAGCCAGCAGGTGGCTCCAGtgcagaggaaaaagaaaaaaatcccgaAGGATATCACTTTTGTGGAAAAAGTGGACACCGTCAGAGGGACTGCATTGGCTTTATGAAATGGCTCAATAAGAAAG GGATTCGCTACGAGGAGGACCCTAAGAAGAGGGGAAAGAAGAATTAG